The following proteins come from a genomic window of Montipora capricornis isolate CH-2021 chromosome 9, ASM3666992v2, whole genome shotgun sequence:
- the LOC138015077 gene encoding TNF receptor-associated factor 4-like isoform X2: MCDKMQGEFYQNMAEMEESCALGGYDEEFVEDIEDDWLCPICHLPLKVSVLTEVCGHRFCKLCLERHFMRQEADGQELTCPLDQNVLTRDKDMFVDKATERKVRSFVIKCPRGCQWTGELRSKEDHENECKRLPVNCPNGCGELVPREEILSHTKGNCSLAPIPCPYAEIGCNKKVQQPGIESHLHSEMGNHLDLMCTKLRSTEEELRKTKDHLDLACTKLTNTETELQNTKEHLDVACTKLKNTEEELRNTKEQLKETTKKHEERINALENKPFIYTWKIDAFQEVLNRAKAGDVVTIHSDPFYTAECGYNVRLLLYPNGISTGKNTHLSFFFIVKKGDFDSILKWPFAKRVTFTLIDQQENLNDRENITKTAPGSQGQEDWNSRPRGRSFNKSRGIITFVPHDVLTKRRYIMDDTIFIQAKFETVA, encoded by the exons ATGTGTGACAAGATGCAAGGAGAGTTCTATCAGAACATGGCAGAAATGGAAGAGAGCTGTGCACTCGGCGGATACGATGAAGAATTTGTGGAAGATATAGAAGACGATTGGCTGTGTCCAATTTGTCATCTGCCATTAAAAGTGTCGGTTCTAACCGAAGTATGCGGACACAGATTCTGCAAACTCTGCCTTGAAAGACACTTCATGAG GCAGGAGGCCGATGGGCAAGAGCTCACATGTCCACTGGACCAAAACGTCCTAACACGAGACAAA GATATGTTCGTAGACAAAGCAACCGAAAGGAAGGTTCGTTCGTTTGTTATCAAGTGTCCAAGAGGCTGTCAATGGACTGGCGAACTCAGGTCAAAAGAG GATCACGAGAATGAGTGTAAAAGACTTCCAGTGAACTGCCCAAATGGTTGTGGAGAACTCGTCCCAAGAGAGGAG ATTTTATCGCATACTAAGGGTAATTGTTCTCTGGCACCAATTCCCTGCCCTTACGCTGAGATAGGCTGCAACAAAAAG GTTCAGCAACCTGGAATTGAATCTCATCTTCACTCTGAAATGGGAAATCATCTTGACTTGATGTGTACTAAGTTGAGGAGCACTGAGGAAGAGTTGCGGAAAACTAAAGACCACCTTGACTTGGCCTGCACAAAGTTGACGAACACAGAAACAGAGTTGCAAAATACTAAAGAACACCTTGACGTGGCCTGTACAAAGTTGAAGAATACAGAAGAAGAGCTACGAAATACTAAAGAACAGCTCAAGGAGACCACAAAGAAACATGAAGAGAGGATCAATGCTCTTGAAAATAAACCCTTCATATACACGTGGAAGATCGATGCTTTCCAGGAGGTCTTGAATCGGGCTAAGGCAGGAGACGTAGTTACGATACACAGTGATCCATTTTACACCGCGGAATGTGGTTATAATGTTAGATTGCTTTTGTATCCGAATGGTATCTCCACTGGGAAAAACACTCACTTGTCATTTTTCTTCATAGTTAAGAAAGGCGACTTtgattccattttaaaatggcctTTTGCTAAACGAGTAACTTTTACCTTAATAGATCAACAGGAGAATTTAAATGACAGGGAAAACATCACGAAAACCGCCCCAGGAAGCCAAGGACAAGAAGATTGGAACTCGAGGCCCCGTGGCCGCTCATTTAACAAAAGTAGGGGAATTATTACGTTCGTACCACATGATGTACTGACGAAACGGAGGTACATTATGGACGACACCATTTTTATTCAAGCAAAATTCGAAACTGTTGcttga